A single genomic interval of Brevibacillus brevis harbors:
- a CDS encoding ABC transporter substrate-binding protein, with translation MKKITKHSIASMVLASLVLIVSACSGQQNPSSPEAQAGNSQTVAPAAESPRVLKDAMGNEVTVPAQPQRVIASYLEDHLVALGVKPVAQWSVGNSQVQGYLQKELAGIPAIPYDLPPEVVMSHSPDLIILESASLIQGDKYSQYSKIAPTYTIGKEKNSDWRKELLTVGEVLNKGEEAKKVLADYETFATESKQKLHQAIGEKSAAALWMTGKNVYVARQDLSSGDVLYKDLGFKAPAIVQEISKSGEANWNAISMEKLAELDAEYLFIVTSNPTAVEQLQKDPVWANIPAVKNGNAYTFAKDSSWLYTGVIANRQMIENVLSNVSK, from the coding sequence ATGAAGAAAATAACGAAACATTCGATAGCCAGCATGGTATTAGCAAGCTTAGTGCTCATTGTGAGTGCTTGCTCTGGCCAGCAGAACCCTTCAAGTCCAGAGGCACAAGCGGGCAACAGCCAGACCGTGGCACCAGCGGCGGAATCTCCACGGGTACTGAAGGATGCGATGGGAAATGAAGTAACAGTCCCAGCTCAACCGCAACGCGTGATCGCTTCTTATCTGGAGGATCATTTAGTAGCGCTGGGAGTGAAGCCAGTTGCTCAATGGTCAGTAGGGAACAGCCAGGTACAAGGCTACTTGCAAAAAGAGCTGGCGGGTATTCCAGCGATTCCTTATGATCTGCCGCCAGAGGTCGTGATGAGCCACAGCCCCGACCTGATTATTTTGGAAAGCGCATCCCTGATCCAAGGGGATAAGTATAGCCAGTACTCGAAAATCGCTCCTACTTACACCATTGGAAAAGAAAAGAACAGCGATTGGCGTAAAGAGCTCCTGACAGTAGGAGAAGTCCTCAACAAGGGAGAAGAAGCGAAGAAAGTGCTGGCAGATTATGAGACATTTGCAACCGAGTCCAAACAAAAGCTGCATCAAGCGATCGGGGAAAAATCAGCGGCAGCACTGTGGATGACGGGGAAAAATGTGTACGTAGCACGTCAGGACTTGTCTAGCGGAGATGTCCTCTACAAGGACCTCGGGTTTAAGGCTCCTGCCATCGTTCAGGAAATCTCCAAGTCAGGAGAAGCAAACTGGAACGCGATCTCTATGGAGAAATTGGCTGAACTCGATGCCGAGTACTTGTTTATCGTAACCAGTAATCCAACTGCTGTGGAACAGCTACAAAAAGATCCAGTCTGGGCGAATATCCCTGCTGTGAAGAATGGAAATGCCTATACGTTTGCGAAAGATTCCAGTTGGCTGTACACAGGCGTCATTGCCAACCGCCAAATGATTGAGAATGTACTGAGCAACGTTAGTAAGTAA
- a CDS encoding DUF2621 domain-containing protein, translating into MGEMSTGFSLFIVGWTIVLVSLMAIGGYFMFRKFLKSMPKQDGKSDLDWQDHFIDQTRALWTDEGLTLLNELVDPVPQLFRDVARRSIAAKIGQIALEEKATTITTDLIVKGYIVATPKRDHKWLIAHLKSKEIDYTPYEKYLNAEG; encoded by the coding sequence ATGGGTGAAATGTCTACAGGGTTTTCCCTGTTTATCGTTGGTTGGACCATTGTTCTCGTAAGTCTTATGGCGATTGGCGGGTATTTCATGTTCCGCAAATTTCTCAAGTCCATGCCCAAGCAAGACGGAAAATCTGACTTGGATTGGCAAGATCATTTCATTGATCAGACACGTGCACTCTGGACAGATGAGGGTCTGACCTTGCTCAATGAATTGGTTGATCCTGTGCCACAGTTGTTTCGTGATGTTGCGAGACGTTCCATTGCAGCGAAAATAGGGCAGATCGCGCTGGAAGAGAAAGCAACTACCATTACGACAGATTTGATTGTAAAGGGGTACATCGTAGCTACCCCCAAGCGTGACCATAAATGGCTCATTGCCCACCTGAAATCCAAAGAAATCGATTACACGCCCTATGAGAAATATTTAAATGCCGAGGGATAA
- a CDS encoding ABC transporter ATP-binding protein, which yields MKQISSTPAKIELGHVTHLYLSTTRAFMAVQDINLRVEEGEFICLVGPSGCGKTTLLSLIAGLEKPTAGKVWIDGREVNGTSRQVGYMLQQDYLFNWRSIEDNVFLGLDIQGIRSKETEEYALHLLDEMELSDVRKSSPLQLSGGMRQRVALVRTLACQPDVLLLDEPFSALDYQTKLKLEDLIFSTLRRHKKTAVLVTHDLSESIAMGDRVYIFSRNPGRINNEIIVPTPIRDALPFDARNHDGFQDLFHRVWKEMEVVSDAAKGN from the coding sequence ATGAAGCAGATTTCTTCTACGCCGGCAAAAATAGAACTCGGCCACGTGACCCATCTTTATTTATCCACGACCAGGGCGTTCATGGCGGTCCAAGACATTAACCTGCGCGTGGAGGAAGGCGAATTCATTTGTCTGGTTGGTCCCAGCGGTTGTGGAAAGACGACGCTGCTCTCACTCATTGCAGGGCTTGAGAAGCCGACAGCAGGCAAGGTGTGGATCGACGGAAGAGAAGTCAACGGAACGTCAAGGCAAGTTGGCTACATGCTTCAGCAAGATTATTTGTTCAATTGGCGCTCCATCGAAGATAACGTGTTTCTCGGACTCGATATCCAAGGCATCCGCTCCAAGGAAACAGAGGAGTACGCGCTGCATCTACTGGATGAAATGGAACTGTCTGATGTGCGCAAATCCTCTCCCCTGCAACTGTCCGGCGGCATGCGGCAACGGGTTGCACTCGTCCGAACACTCGCCTGTCAACCTGATGTGCTGTTGCTTGACGAACCATTTTCGGCTTTGGACTACCAAACCAAACTCAAGCTCGAAGACTTGATCTTTTCAACGCTGCGTCGGCATAAAAAAACGGCAGTCCTTGTGACACATGATCTCTCCGAATCGATCGCGATGGGCGATCGCGTCTATATCTTTTCACGCAACCCGGGACGCATCAACAACGAGATTATCGTACCCACCCCGATCCGGGATGCTCTGCCATTCGACGCCAGAAATCATGATGGATTCCAAGACTTGTTCCATCGCGTGTGGAAAGAGATGGAGGTAGTGTCTGATGCAGCCAAAGGAAATTGA
- a CDS encoding ABC transporter substrate-binding protein: MKRFLALGLAAFLVMTAVLTGCSSTPEKIRIGEVTRSLFYAPQYVALEKGFFKEEGLEVELSTIPGGDKVMSALLSGGIEVALVGSETSIYVSQQGAADPVVNFAQLTQTDGTFLVSRTKMDDFTFDKLKGSVFLGQRKGGMPQMVGEYVLKKHHINPQGDLELIQNIEFKNIASSFASGTGAYVQLFEPEASRFEQEGIGHVVASFGKESGTVPYTVFMTKQSYIDSNAAAIQKFTNAVYKGQQWVASHSAKETADVIGKYFEQIDPKILETAVQRYLEQGSYATDPILDEKEWNQLQDIMDSAGELKQRADYNKLVNTTFATQSKEGK, encoded by the coding sequence ATGAAACGATTTTTGGCGCTGGGGCTGGCCGCTTTTCTCGTTATGACAGCCGTCTTGACTGGCTGCTCCAGCACTCCCGAAAAAATAAGAATTGGTGAAGTAACTCGTTCCTTGTTTTACGCCCCGCAATATGTCGCACTTGAAAAAGGATTTTTCAAGGAAGAGGGTCTGGAAGTGGAGCTCTCAACCATACCCGGCGGAGATAAAGTGATGTCGGCCCTCTTATCTGGCGGCATCGAGGTAGCGCTTGTCGGCTCCGAGACCAGCATCTACGTCTCTCAGCAAGGAGCTGCCGATCCAGTTGTCAACTTCGCGCAGCTCACGCAGACGGACGGTACCTTCCTCGTCTCCCGCACCAAAATGGATGACTTTACTTTCGACAAGCTAAAGGGCAGTGTCTTCTTGGGTCAACGTAAAGGCGGCATGCCGCAAATGGTCGGAGAGTATGTACTCAAAAAGCACCATATCAATCCGCAAGGCGACCTGGAACTCATTCAGAATATCGAATTCAAAAATATTGCGTCTTCCTTCGCATCGGGTACCGGAGCGTATGTACAGCTCTTTGAACCGGAAGCCTCCCGCTTTGAACAGGAAGGAATCGGCCATGTCGTCGCCTCTTTTGGCAAAGAGAGCGGAACCGTTCCTTATACCGTCTTCATGACAAAACAAAGCTATATCGACAGCAACGCAGCAGCTATCCAAAAGTTTACCAATGCGGTCTACAAAGGGCAACAGTGGGTTGCCAGCCACAGTGCAAAAGAAACGGCTGATGTGATTGGCAAGTACTTCGAGCAAATCGATCCAAAGATTCTGGAGACCGCTGTACAGCGTTACCTGGAACAGGGCTCCTATGCGACAGATCCCATACTGGACGAAAAGGAATGGAACCAGCTACAAGATATTATGGATTCCGCTGGTGAATTAAAGCAACGTGCTGATTACAACAAGCTGGTCAACACCACTTTTGCTACCCAATCCAAGGAAGGGAAATAG
- a CDS encoding helix-turn-helix domain-containing protein has protein sequence MKHNEEYEPSRHMSLHEVRSYMICNFDRPLNVTTLAAMANLSPSYFGDSFRKAYGQSVMDYVTSLRINHAKRLLRETDMKLRDIAKTIGYSDEFYFSRKFKKEVGVSPSAYERASERKVAVYSPSLLGHLMVLGIIPVAAPLDAKWTPYYYQQYQQRIAVHLKSVETTRNDGDQEMMLLAAKPDVVISHRELPETTRQRLSAHAIDVLTLQSSDWREQLREVASYTGKEAAGDSWIAFYEAKAADARAELLSVLKQDKFAIIRLYRDGIHLYNNKGMKELLCDDLQLFLVEEETEPCNQPITLEQLASLDPERILLFVCLDESTRLSWLTLQHHSLWRGLRAVQNGYLYPLPSNPWYEYSPVAMNRMLDEMVLMVTGKSPNAIQGVVHGAPFLCEL, from the coding sequence ATGAAGCATAACGAAGAATACGAGCCTAGTCGTCATATGTCACTCCACGAGGTTCGCTCATATATGATCTGTAACTTCGATCGTCCATTAAACGTAACTACGTTGGCAGCGATGGCGAACTTGAGTCCGAGCTATTTTGGTGATTCGTTCAGGAAGGCTTACGGACAAAGTGTCATGGACTATGTAACGAGTCTGCGTATCAATCATGCCAAACGATTGTTACGCGAGACGGATATGAAGCTGCGGGATATTGCGAAAACAATCGGGTATAGCGATGAGTTTTACTTTAGTCGGAAGTTCAAGAAGGAAGTGGGTGTATCCCCGTCTGCGTATGAAAGAGCTTCCGAACGCAAAGTTGCCGTTTACTCCCCTTCCCTGTTAGGTCATCTAATGGTACTGGGGATTATACCAGTCGCTGCTCCTTTGGATGCGAAGTGGACCCCCTACTATTATCAGCAGTATCAGCAGCGAATTGCCGTTCATCTAAAATCGGTCGAAACAACACGGAACGATGGCGATCAGGAAATGATGCTTTTGGCTGCCAAACCGGATGTTGTCATTAGCCACAGAGAACTTCCCGAAACTACTAGGCAACGCTTGTCCGCACACGCCATAGACGTCTTGACCCTCCAATCTTCTGACTGGAGAGAGCAATTACGTGAAGTTGCCAGTTACACGGGCAAAGAAGCTGCTGGTGACTCCTGGATCGCTTTTTATGAAGCGAAGGCTGCTGACGCTCGCGCAGAGCTTTTGTCCGTGCTCAAGCAAGATAAATTTGCGATCATTCGACTTTATCGGGATGGTATCCATCTCTACAACAACAAGGGAATGAAGGAGCTTCTGTGCGATGATTTGCAGCTTTTTCTTGTGGAAGAGGAAACGGAGCCTTGCAATCAGCCCATCACGCTCGAGCAGCTTGCGAGCTTAGACCCGGAGCGAATCCTGTTGTTCGTTTGTCTGGATGAGTCGACACGCCTAAGCTGGCTGACACTACAACATCATTCGCTTTGGAGAGGACTTCGCGCTGTTCAAAATGGCTATCTCTACCCCTTGCCTTCTAATCCGTGGTACGAGTATTCACCGGTTGCCATGAACCGCATGCTGGATGAGATGGTGCTGATGGTAACGGGGAAAAGTCCAAATGCAATTCAAGGTGTTGTCCATGGAGCCCCCTTCTTGTGTGAATTATAA
- a CDS encoding VOC family protein codes for MLHHVEVYVSNLARSKDFWGWLLEGELGYTRYQEWASGVSWKQNGTYLVFVQAEERFLDIPYHRCRVGLNHLAFYARDREHVEKLREEAARRGISLLYQDRHPHAGGEGHYALFFEDPDRMKVEIVAP; via the coding sequence ATGCTGCATCACGTGGAAGTGTATGTCTCTAATCTGGCACGCTCCAAAGATTTTTGGGGCTGGTTGTTGGAAGGAGAGCTGGGCTATACGCGCTATCAAGAATGGGCGAGCGGGGTAAGCTGGAAACAGAACGGTACCTATCTGGTTTTTGTCCAGGCAGAAGAGCGATTCCTCGACATTCCGTATCATCGTTGTCGAGTCGGTTTGAATCATCTGGCATTTTACGCACGGGATCGAGAACATGTGGAAAAGCTGCGGGAGGAAGCTGCTCGTCGCGGTATCTCTTTGCTCTATCAGGATCGGCATCCGCATGCTGGAGGCGAGGGACATTATGCTTTGTTTTTCGAGGACCCAGATAGAATGAAGGTCGAGATCGTCGCTCCCTAA
- a CDS encoding alpha/beta hydrolase: protein MRIIEKNSYSPRNCVEWSLQSSQGRDYRIMIAIPEAEAPPEGYAVIYAVDGDAMFGTIAETVKVQTRKPKGFNPAIVVGIGYPSRLPFDMDRRCYDLTMPVDAATLPDRPNGQPWPEHGGVDLFLDFLEQQLMPAISSEWKINLNKQAIFGHSLGGHFTLYAMFSRPKLFTHIVSGSPSIWWGNDEVLREQERFIAQWKGDYERKLLVIVGGDELSFMVEGAQRVVERMEPLVTKGVQVSYIKFEDEGHVSVLPSAINRLVRFVLTD from the coding sequence ATGAGAATCATAGAGAAAAACAGCTACTCCCCTCGTAATTGTGTAGAGTGGTCACTGCAATCAAGCCAAGGTCGTGACTATCGGATTATGATTGCGATTCCGGAAGCTGAGGCCCCTCCTGAAGGGTATGCGGTTATTTATGCTGTGGATGGCGATGCGATGTTTGGAACGATTGCCGAGACAGTGAAGGTGCAAACCCGTAAGCCCAAGGGCTTCAACCCAGCCATTGTTGTAGGAATCGGCTATCCATCACGTCTCCCCTTTGACATGGACCGCCGTTGTTATGATCTGACCATGCCTGTGGACGCAGCTACGCTTCCTGACCGACCAAATGGGCAGCCGTGGCCAGAGCATGGCGGAGTTGATTTGTTCCTCGATTTCCTTGAACAGCAGCTAATGCCAGCTATTTCTTCCGAGTGGAAAATAAATCTGAACAAACAGGCGATTTTCGGCCACTCCTTGGGTGGTCATTTCACACTGTATGCGATGTTCTCGCGTCCGAAGCTATTTACTCACATCGTATCAGGCAGCCCTTCCATCTGGTGGGGCAACGACGAGGTTTTGAGGGAACAAGAGCGCTTCATCGCCCAATGGAAAGGGGATTACGAACGAAAGCTGCTGGTCATTGTTGGCGGTGATGAGCTTTCCTTCATGGTCGAGGGTGCACAACGGGTCGTCGAGCGCATGGAACCACTCGTTACCAAAGGTGTTCAAGTGAGCTACATCAAATTCGAAGATGAGGGCCACGTAAGCGTGCTGCCTTCCGCTATTAATAGACTTGTGCGGTTTGTGCTTACGGATTAG
- a CDS encoding ABC transporter substrate-binding protein: protein MTKKTSLALMLTTTMLVAGLATGCGNNASSEAVTQKANSSTTESAEGSTKGSSEQPAYPRVLKDEMGNEVTLPAAPTKIFAPNLEDTLVALGVAPVVQWSTGARPKMYLQDQLKDVPSITFAGGLPPEPEAVMAHEPDLILLHNANHIESGVYDKYKMIAPTYVFKQANADLESSVRVVGDLLGKSAEAGEALQKYKEHVESAKKELAPHIQGKKAAIIRFNGRGMFFIKYDFFSGYVLTNELGFLPSQVVSGGDIHLSLESLPDLDADYIFLINDANTGDTFEKDLTESPVWKSMEAVKNGRTFKVEGDHWLSGGLIAHRKVIDDVKGLIAK, encoded by the coding sequence ATGACAAAGAAAACTAGCCTTGCGCTAATGCTGACCACGACGATGCTCGTTGCTGGACTTGCAACAGGATGCGGGAACAACGCAAGCAGTGAGGCAGTGACGCAGAAGGCCAATTCGTCTACCACTGAGAGTGCTGAAGGATCGACAAAAGGCTCTTCTGAACAACCTGCCTACCCGCGGGTACTAAAAGATGAAATGGGTAACGAGGTGACATTACCAGCCGCACCTACCAAAATATTCGCTCCCAATCTGGAAGATACATTGGTCGCATTAGGCGTTGCTCCGGTCGTGCAGTGGTCAACTGGCGCAAGACCAAAAATGTATTTGCAAGATCAGCTAAAAGATGTTCCATCCATTACCTTCGCAGGTGGATTGCCTCCAGAGCCGGAAGCGGTTATGGCCCATGAGCCAGATCTCATCCTCTTGCACAATGCCAACCATATCGAAAGCGGCGTGTATGATAAATATAAGATGATTGCTCCGACGTATGTGTTCAAGCAAGCAAATGCTGATCTGGAATCTTCCGTACGGGTGGTTGGCGATCTGTTGGGCAAGTCGGCGGAAGCTGGAGAAGCTTTGCAGAAATATAAGGAGCATGTCGAGTCAGCCAAAAAGGAGCTGGCCCCCCATATCCAAGGCAAAAAAGCAGCGATTATTCGCTTCAATGGCAGAGGGATGTTCTTCATCAAATACGATTTCTTCAGTGGATACGTACTTACCAATGAGCTAGGCTTTTTGCCGAGCCAGGTTGTATCCGGCGGTGACATTCATTTATCACTAGAGAGCTTGCCTGATTTGGATGCGGATTATATTTTCCTCATCAATGACGCTAATACGGGGGATACGTTCGAGAAAGATTTGACAGAGAGTCCTGTGTGGAAAAGCATGGAGGCTGTGAAGAACGGTCGTACGTTTAAAGTAGAGGGAGATCACTGGTTAAGTGGCGGCCTAATCGCACATAGGAAAGTCATTGACGATGTGAAAGGATTGATTGCAAAATGA
- a CDS encoding ABC transporter permease — MQPKEIESVHRRYLQLEKRMSYSVFATQLFLFLVFLGLWELLARTNTINALIFSYPSKIWAQFWLQLQDGSLLPHVGLTVWETIIGFLLGTILGTVMATIIWWSPFLSRVLEPYLVIANSMPKVALGPVFIVGFGPGLLSVIAMGCAISIIITTINVYTSFKEVNQNYVKVVQTLGGSKRQIFTLVILPATIPTLLATLKVNVGLSWVGVIVGEFLVSQQGLGYLIIYGFQVFNFTLVMMSLAIIAVIATLMYQGVAYIERRLTSQFK, encoded by the coding sequence ATGCAGCCAAAGGAAATTGAATCCGTCCATCGTCGCTACTTACAGCTAGAAAAGCGTATGAGCTATTCCGTCTTTGCCACCCAACTGTTCCTCTTTCTCGTTTTTCTCGGCTTATGGGAGCTATTGGCTCGAACCAATACCATTAATGCGCTCATCTTCAGCTATCCCTCCAAGATTTGGGCTCAATTTTGGTTGCAGCTGCAAGATGGCAGTCTTCTCCCGCATGTCGGTTTGACCGTATGGGAAACGATCATCGGCTTTCTCTTAGGAACGATTCTGGGAACCGTCATGGCAACGATCATTTGGTGGTCCCCTTTTCTCTCCCGCGTACTGGAGCCTTATCTCGTGATTGCCAACAGTATGCCAAAAGTAGCGCTCGGTCCGGTTTTCATCGTCGGATTTGGTCCAGGTTTGCTCTCCGTCATAGCGATGGGGTGCGCGATCTCGATCATCATCACCACGATCAACGTCTATACCAGCTTCAAGGAAGTCAATCAAAACTACGTCAAAGTTGTGCAAACACTCGGCGGGAGCAAACGGCAAATCTTCACGCTCGTCATTTTGCCAGCTACCATCCCAACCCTTCTCGCAACGCTGAAGGTGAATGTCGGACTTTCGTGGGTAGGCGTCATCGTCGGAGAGTTTCTCGTATCCCAGCAAGGCTTGGGGTATTTGATCATATACGGGTTCCAAGTATTTAATTTCACCCTGGTCATGATGAGCTTAGCCATTATCGCGGTCATCGCTACCCTGATGTATCAAGGTGTAGCCTATATAGAGCGGCGGCTCACCAGCCAGTTCAAATAG
- a CDS encoding DUF817 domain-containing protein, whose product MIRYIRLLLHFGYQEAMSCLFPVFIFASLALSKLVTIPGLPRYDLLLLLCLLFQIFMVKSGLESRDELKVITVFHVIGLCLEIFKVHMGSWSYPEDAYSKVFGVPLYSGFMYASVASYLCQAWRRLEVSLSGWPNQIIATILGAMIYLNFFTHHYIWDLRWVLMAAIFIVFWKTRVYFSVANERFFMPIPLGYFLIGFFIWIAENIATFLGAWNYPNQKAGWELVHLSKISSWFLLVIVSFIIVAELKHVKSRRSQSHDSKKHM is encoded by the coding sequence ATGATACGATATATTCGTTTATTGCTTCATTTCGGCTATCAAGAAGCCATGTCTTGCTTGTTTCCAGTCTTTATTTTTGCTTCATTGGCCTTATCCAAGCTCGTCACCATTCCTGGTTTGCCGAGGTATGACCTCCTGCTTTTGCTCTGCCTACTCTTCCAGATCTTCATGGTGAAAAGTGGCTTGGAGTCTCGGGACGAATTGAAGGTTATCACGGTCTTTCATGTAATCGGGCTGTGCTTGGAAATATTCAAGGTACATATGGGATCTTGGAGCTATCCAGAGGATGCGTACAGTAAGGTGTTTGGCGTTCCTCTTTACAGTGGGTTCATGTACGCCAGTGTCGCGAGCTACTTATGTCAAGCGTGGCGCCGACTTGAGGTCTCTCTCTCTGGCTGGCCGAATCAGATTATCGCCACCATTTTGGGCGCCATGATTTATCTGAACTTTTTCACCCACCATTATATTTGGGATTTGCGTTGGGTGCTGATGGCAGCTATTTTCATTGTCTTCTGGAAAACACGTGTTTATTTTAGCGTCGCGAACGAGCGATTTTTCATGCCCATCCCTCTTGGTTACTTTTTGATCGGTTTTTTCATTTGGATTGCCGAAAATATAGCAACGTTCCTCGGCGCCTGGAATTATCCGAATCAAAAAGCAGGCTGGGAGCTCGTGCATCTCAGTAAAATCAGCTCGTGGTTTTTACTTGTCATCGTGAGCTTCATTATCGTGGCGGAATTGAAGCACGTAAAATCCAGAAGATCCCAGTCCCATGATAGCAAGAAACACATGTAA
- a CDS encoding DUF502 domain-containing protein produces MKRFIRYFLEGLLFVIPLAVTIYILYWIFTTVDNWFYLLVNNWFNLQIPGLGFLLTILGITIVGFLASNVLTRGVLSLVSTVFEKVPFIKLIYTSIKDLIGAFVGEKKSFDKPVLVTLSKDGNAKAIGFITKESLDSFGLTDHVAVYLPQSYNFAGNLLLFPSDQVQLLDTESSEVMAFLVSGGVSGGPQNVNKKSSDA; encoded by the coding sequence ATGAAGCGTTTCATCCGCTATTTTTTAGAAGGGTTATTGTTTGTCATTCCTTTGGCAGTGACGATTTATATTTTGTACTGGATATTCACGACAGTAGATAACTGGTTCTATCTGCTGGTCAACAACTGGTTTAATCTCCAAATTCCAGGGCTTGGCTTCCTCTTGACGATACTAGGCATCACGATTGTAGGTTTTCTGGCATCCAATGTGCTGACACGCGGAGTGCTTTCGCTCGTGTCCACCGTTTTCGAGAAAGTGCCGTTTATCAAACTCATTTATACGTCCATCAAGGATTTGATCGGAGCGTTTGTAGGGGAGAAGAAGAGCTTCGACAAGCCGGTGCTCGTGACGCTATCCAAGGATGGAAATGCGAAGGCCATTGGGTTTATTACAAAGGAAAGCCTTGATTCTTTTGGTCTCACAGACCACGTAGCGGTCTATCTGCCACAGTCGTACAATTTTGCAGGAAATCTCTTGCTGTTTCCGAGTGATCAGGTACAACTGCTTGATACGGAAAGCTCAGAAGTCATGGCATTCCTGGTATCGGGTGGAGTATCCGGAGGGCCGCAAAACGTAAACAAAAAAAGCAGCGATGCGTAA
- a CDS encoding sulfurtransferase, with amino-acid sequence MQALVTPQWLKDHLNDENLVIVDCRFALSASEAGAEEYTKDHIPQALYFHLNRDLSGSKSEHGGRHPLPDTDLLAAHFSNAGIDANTTVIAYDDQEMAMAGRLWWLLRYLGHDRVAVLNGGYAAWKKAGYEVTAEVPTVQARQFVPHVRHDMLVDMEGVKKRSEHTVLLDSRAPERYRGENEPIDAKAGHIPGAHNFFYKDNLTADQTMLPADELQKLLAPYADKELIVYCGSGVTACSNLLAFHAAGRTDVKLYVGSWSDWSSYPDNPVATGEE; translated from the coding sequence ATGCAAGCACTTGTCACACCTCAATGGCTCAAGGATCATCTGAACGATGAAAATTTGGTGATCGTCGATTGTCGTTTTGCTTTAAGTGCTTCTGAAGCAGGTGCAGAGGAATACACAAAGGACCATATCCCGCAAGCCCTCTACTTTCATCTGAACCGTGACCTTTCTGGCTCCAAAAGCGAGCATGGTGGGCGTCATCCGTTACCAGACACGGATCTGCTGGCTGCCCATTTTTCAAATGCGGGAATCGATGCCAACACGACTGTCATCGCCTACGATGATCAGGAAATGGCGATGGCAGGACGTCTATGGTGGCTGCTGCGATACCTTGGTCACGATCGGGTAGCTGTACTCAACGGTGGATACGCTGCTTGGAAAAAGGCTGGCTATGAGGTAACAGCAGAAGTACCTACTGTACAAGCTCGTCAGTTCGTCCCTCATGTCCGCCACGACATGCTGGTTGACATGGAAGGTGTCAAAAAACGCAGCGAGCACACTGTACTGCTCGATTCTCGTGCACCAGAACGCTACCGCGGCGAGAACGAACCGATCGACGCAAAAGCAGGTCACATACCCGGGGCGCACAATTTCTTTTATAAGGACAACCTCACTGCTGATCAGACGATGCTTCCGGCAGACGAGCTGCAAAAGCTTCTCGCCCCTTATGCTGACAAAGAATTGATCGTCTATTGTGGTTCAGGCGTGACGGCTTGCTCCAATTTACTTGCTTTCCATGCTGCTGGTCGAACAGATGTGAAATTGTATGTGGGCAGTTGGAGTGATTGGAGCTCGTATCCAGATAATCCGGTAGCTACCGGCGAAGAGTAA
- a CDS encoding tetratricopeptide repeat protein — MSEFVTFTNEFGQTIDMSREDYQKKIIPQNLDKYWDEKDKLRDFAMELVKGQFHEQAAVAADRLLELYGPIESALIFRAVVHMQAREFESAKKILTDCLERFPSSGTACTNLAKIFAFEGDEPKAFETLHTGLHKDPNQENGLNMFVESFLQRGKKDELKAQLEALASKEGAWRPQLQLARVALNEEDLLNAMKWYTVAIEGAKDRFEVVMTVTGELGQAGYVYQLIQICEKFWTPHFPYPYAGFNYANALLATDQMEKAIVILRNMQEHLPDNYKPMVDHFLNRVPGALEVEAAAQQKVVESQMDDSTAKKSKWKFWK; from the coding sequence ATGTCTGAATTTGTGACGTTTACCAATGAGTTCGGTCAAACCATCGATATGTCCCGAGAGGATTACCAGAAAAAAATCATTCCGCAAAATCTGGATAAGTACTGGGATGAAAAAGATAAGCTTCGCGATTTTGCGATGGAGTTGGTGAAGGGTCAATTTCATGAGCAAGCCGCTGTCGCTGCCGACAGGCTTCTCGAATTATACGGTCCAATCGAGTCTGCTCTCATTTTCCGTGCAGTCGTTCATATGCAGGCGAGAGAATTTGAAAGCGCTAAAAAAATTCTGACAGATTGTCTGGAACGATTCCCTTCCTCGGGTACGGCTTGCACCAATTTGGCAAAAATCTTCGCGTTTGAGGGAGATGAGCCAAAAGCGTTCGAGACCCTACATACAGGTCTGCACAAAGACCCTAATCAAGAAAATGGCTTGAACATGTTTGTTGAGAGCTTCTTGCAAAGAGGGAAGAAGGATGAGCTGAAAGCGCAGCTTGAGGCGCTAGCAAGTAAAGAAGGCGCTTGGAGACCACAATTGCAGTTGGCACGTGTTGCGTTGAATGAGGAGGATCTCCTGAATGCAATGAAATGGTACACGGTTGCGATTGAAGGAGCGAAAGATCGCTTTGAGGTTGTCATGACTGTAACAGGTGAATTGGGACAAGCGGGATATGTCTATCAGTTGATTCAGATTTGTGAAAAGTTCTGGACGCCACATTTCCCCTATCCGTATGCAGGCTTCAACTATGCCAACGCTCTGCTGGCGACCGATCAAATGGAAAAGGCAATCGTCATTCTGCGAAACATGCAAGAGCATTTACCAGATAACTACAAGCCTATGGTCGATCACTTCCTGAATCGAGTACCTGGAGCCCTCGAAGTGGAAGCAGCGGCCCAACAGAAAGTCGTCGAGAGCCAAATGGACGATTCGACGGCGAAGAAGAGCAAGTGGAAGTTTTGGAAGTAA